The genomic DNA TTGATCGGCCCGAAATCATACTCGAGTGACGTAGATGTTCTGTCTCATGTTTTCTCCCAGAGTCAGCCGCGAGCGACTGCGATGGCGTCGCTGTCTCCGGATTACTTATGCACAGACTGGTTCGGAGAATATAGCCTTTATCACGTTACAAAAACTCGTAAATAACTATACGGAAGTCAGTCTCGTGAGTTGATACTCACGGGCCGAAGGTACCCGTCGATAGTAGAGAAGTGAGACGAACCGACAGGGAGAGAATCTCGGCAGGAGAGAACCGAAGGAGGAGGAACGCAGCACTACCTTATTTTGTCGCGCGTGCGTCGCGTCGGACGGTGGAGGTCGATTACTGGGCGGCGCGGGTCGATTACTCACACAGCGACGCGAGTCCGTTCTCGAGTGTCACCGTCGGTTCGTAGCCGAGCGACTCTCGGATGCGGGAGATGTCGGCTCTGCTGTCGCGAACGTCGCCGGATCGGGCGTCGACGTGGGTTATCTCCGACGAGGAGTCCGCGGCGTCGCGGATTGCGGCCGCGAGTTCGTTTATCGAGATGCTGTCGCCGGTACCGACGTTGTACGCTCGTCCCACCGCGTCGGTCGTCCCTGCGGCGAGGTTCGCTCGAACGACGTCGCGCACGTGGACGAAGTCCCGGGTCTGCTCGCCGTCTCCTTCGACGGTTATCGGCCGGTTCGACGTCGCTTGGTCGAGGAAGATGCTGATGACGCCGCTGTAGTCGCCCGCAGTCTGTCGGGGACCGTAGACGTTGAAGTACCGGAGCGCGACGGTCTCTAGCCCGTAGAGGTCGTGATAGATTCTCGCGTACGTGTCGAGCGCGAGTTTATCCGCGCCGTACGGCGACTCCGGGTTCTTCGGGTGCGACTCGCTGATGGGTACGTCCTCGGGTTGACCGTAGATGGCCGCACTCGACGAGAGCACGACGCGCGCATCCACCTCTCTGGCGTGTTCGAGCAACGAAACCGTCGCCGCCGCGTTGGTGCTGTGGCTCAAGAGCGGATCTTCGACCGACGCCGAGACGCTGACCAGCGCCGCGGTGTGATAGATCAGATCGACACCCGAAACGGCGCGTTCCAAGAGGTCGTCGTCGCGGATGTCGCCCTCGAAGACAGTAACGTCGTCTCGGAGATTCTCCCGTCGACCCGACGAGAAGTCGTCGACGATTCGGACGTCGTTCGCTTCGATCAGCGCGTCGACGAGGTGACTTCCGATGAATCCCGCGCCGCCGGTAACGAGTACCGTCTGTCCCGTTGGTGATTCGGTCATTGTGTAACTGTTCGAGCGATAGCCCTTTGGTATGCGTGGGTTTCCGTGCCGGGGAGGCCGGTCAGCACTACTCGGAACAGACGGTTCTTTACGGAGGTAGCCGTGTAAGCCGACGGGTGTGACGAAGTAGGGTGCTTCGGGCCGTTCGACCGCCCGTACCGCTGCTCACAGGCAGATGCACGTCTGGGTGAATTACCGGTTTGACGAAAGGTTTAACTATCGTATAGAAAACAGAACTATCAGCCATGAGCCAGCAACGGGGAGTCGCCAACGAGTCGGACAGCGGCTGCGGGTGCAAGGTCGAACGGGTCGCCGAGCGATACGAACTCGACCGAATCGACGACGCGCTCGTCACCGGATGGTTGGGAGAGAGCGGCGAACGTTACAGTCTACGCCGGTTGGAGACGTACCTGAACGAGCGGGTTCTCGAATCGGCGATGGCGGAGACGACGATGACCGTGTTGGACGGCGACGTCGCACATCTCTACGAGCGACTGACGGACGGGTCGGTGAGTGCCGGACAGCGCGCCGAGACGGAGAACTACCTTAAACGAGCAGGTATCAACGTCGAGCGGGTGCGAAACGATTTCGTCTCGCACCAGAC from Haloprofundus halobius includes the following:
- the rdfA gene encoding rod-determining factor RdfA, coding for MSQQRGVANESDSGCGCKVERVAERYELDRIDDALVTGWLGESGERYSLRRLETYLNERVLESAMAETTMTVLDGDVAHLYERLTDGSVSAGQRAETENYLKRAGINVERVRNDFVSHQTVHTHLRNCLGTTRKRTQNTESRVEKADQTVRALQNRMRLVTGGTVERLTRAGAVSIDSFDVYVETTIVCRDCDRSASFSELLERGGCRCRVDTERGGVEELGGETAIRAER
- a CDS encoding NAD-dependent epimerase/dehydratase family protein; translation: MTESPTGQTVLVTGGAGFIGSHLVDALIEANDVRIVDDFSSGRRENLRDDVTVFEGDIRDDDLLERAVSGVDLIYHTAALVSVSASVEDPLLSHSTNAAATVSLLEHAREVDARVVLSSSAAIYGQPEDVPISESHPKNPESPYGADKLALDTYARIYHDLYGLETVALRYFNVYGPRQTAGDYSGVISIFLDQATSNRPITVEGDGEQTRDFVHVRDVVRANLAAGTTDAVGRAYNVGTGDSISINELAAAIRDAADSSSEITHVDARSGDVRDSRADISRIRESLGYEPTVTLENGLASLCE